The genomic segment CTATGCCGACCAGGGGAAGGTCAGCCGCCTCGTGATCGTCAACCGGCTGGATCGGGAGAATGCGCGTTTCGAGGCGGTGCTGCAGTCGCTCCGGCAGCGGTTCGGCACGAGAGTCGCTCCCATCCAGATCCCGATCGGTGTGGAGGCCGGGCTGTCCGGCGTCGTCGACCTCCTCCAGATGACCGCCTACACCTTCAAGAACGGCGAGGCGGCCCGGGGCGAGATCCCGGCGGAGCTGCGCGAGGCCGCACAGTCGGCCCGCGAGAAGCTGGTGGAGGCGGCGGCCGAGACCGACGACGCGCTGGTGGAGAAGTACCTGGAGCGAGGCGAACTCACCCAGGAGGAGTTGATGCACGGCCTCCGCGCCGGCGTGAGGGCGGGGACGCTGGTCCCGGTGCTGTGCGCGGCCGCCCTGCGGCTGCTCGGCGTCTCGACGATCCTGGACGCCGTGGCCACCCTGCTGCCCGCGCCCACCGATCGGCCGGAGGTCCCGGCCGCAAAGGGCGGGCAGCAGGAGATCACCCTGACTCCCGACGCCGACGGGCCCACGGCGGCACTGGTCTTCAAGACCGTCGCCGATCCCTACGTGGGCAAGCTGTCCTACTTCCGTGTCTATAGCGGCGTGATCCGCTCGGACTCGCAGGTGCTCAACGCCAGCAAGAACAAGCCCGAGCGCATCGGCCAGGTCTATTTTGTCCGCGGCAAGCAGCAGGAGCCCACCGCGCAGGTCGGCGCCGGGGACATCGGCGCCGTGGCCAAACTCGTCGAGACCGGGACGGGCGATACGCTGTCGGGCAGGGATCAGCCCATCGTCCTCCCGCCTATCGCCTTCCCCCGTCCCGCCATCTCCATGGCCATCGAGCCCAAGAGCAAGGGCGACGAGGACAAGATGGGAACCGCCCTGGCCCGCCTGGCCGAGGAAGATCCCACCTTCCGCGTGCACCGCGACGCCGAGTTGAAACAGACCGTGATCTCCGGCATGGGCGAGTCGCACCTGGAGATCATGGCCGACCGCCTGCGCCGCAAGTTCGGCGTGGACGTCGTCCTGCACCTGCCGCGGGTTCCCTACCGGGAGACGGTCAAAGGCCGGGCCAAGGCGCAGGGCCGCTACGTCAAGCAGACCGGCGGCCGGGGACAGTACGGCGTCTGCTTCCTGGAAGTGGAGCCCCTGGAGCGGGGCGCGGGCTTCGAGTTCGTGGACAAGATTTTCGGGGGGGCCATCCCCAACCAGTTCATCCCCTCGGTGGAGAAGGGGGTCCGCAAGACGCTCGAGGAGGGCGTGCTGGCGGGATATCCCGTGGTGGACGTGCGGGTCACCCTGTACGACGGCAAGTACCACGAGGTGGACTCCTCCGACATCGCCTTCCAGATCGCCGGGTCCATGGCGTTCAAGGACGCCGCGACCGAAGCCGGGCTGGTCCTCCTGGAGCCCATCATGGACCTCAAGGTACGGGTCCCCGAGGAGCAGATGGGCGATGTGATCGGGGACCTCAACGCCAAGCGCGGCCGGATCATGGGGATGGAGCCGCAGGGGGACGGAACGACCGTCGTCCTCGCCCAGGTGCCTCAGGCCGAACTCCTCCGTTACGCCTCGGACCTGCGGTCCATGACCGGGGGACGGGGGACCTTTGAGGCCACCTTCTCCCACTATGAAGAGGTCCCCCCGCACGTGGCCGAGAAGGTCGTCGCCCAGGCCAGGCAGCAGAAGGCCGAGGCCGCCACACGCTGAGGGGATCCCCATCGCCCCGGCGGTATCCCGGGGCCTCGGCGGGAATAATCCCGGCCGCCGACCCGTTGGGCAGGAAGGCTGAGGGTCGTGCCGAACACAGACGGGGCCGATGCGGGAGGGCCTTATCTCCGTCGAGATAGGGCCCTCTCCACTTCCCCCGGGGGACTCATGCGCGGGTACCTGTCGGCCGATATCAAGGATGAGATCCGCCGCCGCGTCGACCTGGTCGACCTGATCAGCGGCCACGTCACCCTGAAGAAGGCCGGACGCTACTTCAGGGGTCTCTGCCCGTTCCACCAGGAGAGGACGCCGTCGTTCTACGTCGATCGGGAGAAGGGACTGTGGCACTGCTACGGGTGCCAGCGGGGAGGCGACGCCTTCACCTTCGTGATGGAAACAGGCCGCCTGTCCTTTGCCGAGGCCGCCGAAGCATTGGCCCGGCGCGCCGGCGTACCGCTCCGGCGCTCCCCCGAGGCCGCCCGGCTGGCCTCGGAACGGGACCGCCTCTACCGGGCGCTGGAGGCCGCGGCCGCCTTCTTCCAGGAGCAGCTGCGGGATCCCGACCGCGGCAGGGTCGCCCGGGACTACCTGCAGCGGCGGGGCGTCGATCAGGCCACGGCGGAGCGGTTCCGCCTCGGGTATGCGCCCGACGCCTGGGGTGAGCTGCTGCGGGCGCTGGGGAACGCCGGCTATCCCCCGGCGCTGCTGGAGAAGGCCGGCCTGGTCAACCTCCGGCCCAGCGGGGACGGCCACTACGATGTCTTTCGCCATCGGGTGATCTTCCCGATCATCGACCTCCAGGACCGCGTGATCGCCTTCGGGGGGCGCGCCCTGGACGGCGGGGAGCCGAAGTACCTGAACTCCCGCGAGACCGCGGTTTTCACGAAAGGCAAGACGCTGTACGCGCTCAACTGGGCGCGCGAGGCGATCCGGCACCTGGATGAGATCGTCGTCGTCGAAGGCAACATGGACGTCCTGACGGCGCACCAGTTCGGCATCACAAATGCCGTGGCGTCGTTGGGGACCGCGCTGACCGCGGAGCAGGTGGCGGCGATGAAGCGGATGGCCTCCCGGGCCATCATCGTCTACGACGCCGATGCGGCCGGCCAGGCGGCGATGGAACGGGCCCTGGCGCTGTTCGAGGAGGCCGATCTGCCGGTACGGGCGGTCGTGCTGCCGGCCGGCGATCCCGACGAGTTCCTGCGCACGCAGGGGGCCGAGGCGTTCCGGTCGCTGCTGGCCCGGGCGCTGCCCATCTTCGAGTACCAGATGGCGGCGGTCGCAGCGCGGGTCGACCCGACAACGGTGGAGGGAAAGGTGCGGATCGTGGACGAGCTGGTCCCGTCGCTGGCCCTGGTCACGAACCCGGTGCGCCAGGCCGAATACGTCCGGCTGGTTGCGGAGCGGTTCGACGTGCGCGAGGACGCGGTGCGCCAGCGACTGCGGCGGCACCGCAAAGGGACGGGGACGGCGGCCGGCTCAGGCCCCGCGTCGGGCGGGGAGCCCGAGGCGATCGCGGCCGCGCCGGACCGGGCGCGGCGCCAGGCCGAGCGGTTGTTGCTGCATCTGATGGTGCACGACGCCCGGTGGCGGACGGCAATCGCCGCCCGTCTGGGACCGGAGGAGTTCAGCGATCCCGTGCACAGAACGCTGGCCGCCGTCCTCTTCTCGGCGCCCGAGGCGGGCGGCGACGTGCTGCGCGACGAACTCGAGGACGAATCCGCCGAGCGGCTGCTCCTCGGGCTGCTGTTCGACGAGCCGCCGGTGGCGGAGAAGGACAGAGAGAAGGCGGTCGGCGACGCCGTGGCCTACATCGTCGAGCGCCAGCCGCAGGCCCGCCGCCGCCAGGCCCTGGAACGGGCCATCGCCGCGGCCCAGGCCGCAGGGGATACGGAGCAGGTTCGACGGCTGCAAAGCGAGTATTTAGAACTGATTGGAGTTGTGCACGCCTCCCGTCCGGGAGGTGGCGACCATGGCCAAGAAGAAGGCGGCGCCTGACGCCGCGCAGACAACTCAGGACGGACAGCAGCAGATGCCCGCGGAACTCCGGGCCCTCGTGGACCTGGGCCGCAAGCGCGGCTATCTGACCCACGACGAAATCCTCGAGCAGTTCCCCGAGGCCGAACAGAACATCGAGTTGATCGATCGCGTCTACTCCGTGCTCCTGGAGCAGGGGATCGACGTCGTCGAGGATGCCAAGGAGGCGGAGGCCAAGGGCAAGGGCGAGGAGGAGGAAGAGGCGCGCGAGGCGGCGGGGGTGGCCATCGACGACCCCGTGCGCATGTACCTCAAGGAAATCGGCAAGGTGGCGTTGCTCTCGCCCGAGATGGAGACCGAACTCGCCCAGCGGATGGAGAAGGGCGACGAGGAAGCCAAGCGCCGCCTGATCGAAGCCAACCTGCGCCTGGTGGTCAGCATCGCCAAGAAGTACGTGGGCCGCGGGATGCTGTTCCTGGACCTGATCCAGGAGGGGAACCTGGGCTTGATCCGGGCCGTGGAGAAATTCGACTGGCGCAAGGGCTTCAAGTTCAGCACCTACGCCACGTGGTGGATCCGGCAGGCCATCACGCGGGCTCTGGCCGACCAGGCCCGGACGATCCGCATCCCGGTGCACATGGTCGAAACGATCAACAAGCTGATCCGGATCTCGCGGACGCTGCTCCAGGACCTGGGACGCGAGCCGACGCCGGAGGAGATCGCCCGGGCCATGGACCTCCCCGTGGAGCGGGTGCGCGAGATCATGAAGATTGCTCAGGAGCCGATCTCCCTGGAGACCCCGATCGGCGAGGAAGAGGACAGCCATCTGGGCGACTTCATCGAGGACCAGGACGCCCTGGCCCCGGCCGAGGCCGCCTCCTTCACGATGCTCAAGGAGCAGCTGGAGGACGTCCTGGAGACGCTCACCCCGCGCGAGCGCAAGGTGCTCAAACTGCGCTTCGGCCTGGACGACGGACGGCCGCGGACCCTGGAGGAGGTCGGCCGCGAGTTCGGGGTGACCCGCGAGCGCATCCGGCAGATCGAGGCCAAGGCGCTGCGGAAACTGCGCCACCCCTCGCGCAGCAAGCGGTTGAAGGATTTCATTGAGTAGTCGCGCCGTCATGGCGGGCCTATCGACCGGGGGCCTGGCCGCCCCGGAGGTGTCCCCGTTATGACGGCGCATCCTGTGTCGCCTGCGGGGGGAACGGTGTGGAACACCATGTGAAGGATCCGTCCCTGGCCGCCCGGGGCCGCCAGCGCATCGCGTGGGCCGAGACGGAGATGCCGGTCCTCCGCCAGATTCGGGCCCGGTTTGCCCGACAGCGTCCGCTGGCCGGGCGGCGGATCGCGGCCTGCCTGCATGTGACGACGGAGACCGCGGCCCTGATGCGCACCCTCGTCGCCGGCGGGGCCACGGTCCGGTTGTGCGCCAGCAACCCGCTCTCCACCCAGGACGACGTGGCCGCGGCCCTGGTCGAAGAGCAGATTCCCGTGTTCGCCATCAAGGGGGAGGACCGCGACACCTACTACCGGCACATCCACCAGGCCCTGGACCTCCGGCCCCACATGACGATGGACGACGGTGCGGATCTCGTCTCCACCATCCACAGCGACCGGACCGACCTCCTCGCGGAGGTCGTCGCCGGCACCGAGGAGACGACCACCGGTGTGATCCGGTTGCGCGCCATGGCCAGGGCCGGCGCGCTGCGCTACCCCATCGTCGCCGTCAACGACGCCAAGACCAAGCACCTGTTCGACAACCGGTACGGCACCGGGCAGTCCACCATCGACGGCCTGCTCCGGGCCACCAATGTGCTGCTGGCGGGGAAGACCCTGGTGGTGTGCGGGTACGGCTCCTGCGGCCGCGGCCTGGCCCTGCGGGCGCGGGGGATGGGGGCGCAGGTCATCGTCACCGAGGTCTCCCCGCTGCCCGCCCTGGAGGCGGTGATGGAGGGGTATCAGGTCATGCCCATCGCTCAGGCGGCGCGCCTGGGCGACGTCTTCATCACGGTGACGGGAAACCGCGCGGTGCTCCGGGGGGAGCACTTCGCGCTGATGAAGGACGGCGCCATCCTGGCGAACAGCGGCCACTTCAACGTCGAGATCGACATTCCGGCCCTGGCCGACATGGCGGTGGAGACGCGCCCGGTGCGGGAGTATGTCCGGGAGTACCGCCTGGCCGACGGACGGCGCCTGTACCTGCTGGCGGAGGGTCGGTTGCTCAACCTGGCCGCGGCGGAAGGCCATCCCGCCGCGGTGATGGATATGTCCTTCGCCAACCAGGCCCTGGCCATGGAGTACCTGGCCAGGGCCGGCGGGGAACTGCGCCCCGACGTCTACGCGGTGCCCGCGGAGATCGACCAGACCGTGGCCCAGCTGAAACTGGAAGCGATGGGCGTGCGCATCGACGACCTGACCCCGGAGCAGCGCGAGTACCTGCAGTCCTGGCGGGAGGGCACCTAGTCCTCCCTGGGGATACCGCGGCCCGACCCGACTCCGTACGCTGGACGGCGTGTTCCTCCTCCGGGCCGCCGTCCGGCTGCTGTTCCCTCCCCGCTGCCAGCTCTGTGGGGCACCCGGTGAGTTTCCCCTCTGCGGCGGATGCCTCCACACCTTTCCGCAGATCCGGCCTCCCTTCTGTCCCCGCTGCGGGCACCCGCTGGTCGCGCGGGGCGCGGCGCCCCTTCGCTGCCGCGGGTGTCCCGGCGAGGGCGCGGCCTACACGCGGGCCCGCGCGTGGGGCGCCTACGACGGGCCCCTCAGGGAGGCCATCCACACGCTCAAGTTCGGCAGGAGGCGGGCGCTGGCCGGGCCGCTGGGCGCACTGCTGGCCGGGCTCGCCGCATCCGACCCGGGCCTGCAAAGGGTCCAGGCGATCGTGCCCGTACCGCTCCACCCGCAGCGGCAGAGGGAACGCGGCTTCAACCAGGCGCACCTGCTGGCCGCAGAGGTCGGTCGCGCCCTGGGCGTTCCGGTAGAGGCTCGCGTCCTCGAGCGCGGACGGCCGACCCCTGCTCAGGCGGAACTGAGCGCCGCCTCCCGGAGGGCGAACGTGCGCGGCGCTTTCATCCTCCGCGGCGCGGTGAGGTGGGCCCGCGTGCTCGTGGTGGACGACGTCATGTCCACGGGGAGCACTGTGGGGGAGTGCGCCCAGGTCCTGCGGCAGGGCGGCGCGGGAGAGGTCGCGGTCCTCACGCTGGCGCGGACCGTCCGCACAGGCCCGGCGGAGGCCGCCGGATCGGCCCTCAGGTGGCCGGGGGGAGCTGCGTGGCGACCAGGAGGCCCGGGGGCGCCGCCAGGACCCGGGGAATGGCGTTGACCAGGACCGCCCAGGTGGCGATGTCCCCGTGGATTCCGCCGTCGATTACCACTGTGATCGGGGGTATCCCGTCGATCCGGATCACATCCCGCCCCCGCCCGACGCCGGTGGCCATGGTCAGGTCCAGGGTGATCCGGGCGTCGCCGTCGCTGTAGGCGCGGCAGACCTGGTGCAGCCCCGTCACCCTGCCGGTGCGATCCGCCTCGGGCTCGACCGTTTCTTCGATCCGCTCCAGCCTCCACCCCAGCGCTCTGGCGACCATCGCCGCCGACTGGGGCAGGCCGACGTGGCCGATCGTCCCTTCGTCTACCCCCCGGCGGAAGGCCTCGACGGTCAGGCCCACGCCGACCTTGCGCTGCAGGGGCTCCCGCCGCTGTCCCGCGTCCACCACCCGCTCCACCGCAATGCGGTCCACGTGACGGCAGGGGGCGGTGAGCACGACGGGCAGCGCGTCCATGACGAATCCGGGGTTCACGCCAAGCCCGATCACCCGCCCGCCGCGCCGTCTGGCCAGTTCGTCCAGCAGCGTGGCCTCTTTCGGATGGTGGTGCCAGGGGTAGGCCAGTTCTTCACAGGTGGAGATGACGTTCAGCCCGGCGTCCAGCAGCGGGACGATCTGGGGCACAACCTGTTCCATGCGGGACTGGGTCGAGTGCAGGACCACGTCGGCGCCGGCGTTCAGGAGGGGGTCGATGGTCCGTTCAACGACAACGGCCGGGGCGCCCGGAACGAACTCCGAAAGCGGCCGGCCGGCTTTCTCGGGATCGATGTCCACGGCGCCGACCAGCTGATATCCGTGTTCGAGAGCCACCTGGGCGATGCCGACGCCGATGGGACCGAGGCCGAACTGAATGACGCGGGGACGGGCGGTCGTCTGATTCATGGGACCGGGCTCTCCACTTCCCGCTGCGCCGGACGACTCCCTTCTGTGCAAAGCGAGCGGGGGAAGCGACGCTTCCCCCGCCCGTCTCCGCCCCCGCGCCGTGCGGCGCGCGTGTTACGGGTCGTCGTCCCGGTCCCAGAGGTGTCTGGGCCAGTGGCGCTGGCCGACCGCCTTGCCGGCGTTCACCAGGCCGTAGCCGAAGAAGGCGTCCCTGCCCCGCGGGCCCAGGTCCTCGGACCGCCTGGCCAGGATGAAGCGCAACAGCAGGCCCGGCAGGCGGCCGTCGATCTTGCTGTCCGCCAGGGCGGCGACCCCGGAGACCGTGGCCGCGGCCTGGCTGGTGCCGCTCATGAACAGGTAGGCGAACATCAGTTGACCGTTGACCATGCGCGGCGGGAAGTAAAAGGTGTTCGCCGCGCCGTAGATCGAGATGCCCGCCGCCGTCGGCAGCCCGCCACCGGGCGCCGCCACGTAGACGAGCCGCCGGCCGTAGTCGCTGTAGGGTGCCAGCGCATCGCTGTTCGTGGTGGCCGACACCCCCACCACCGGCCGGACGCCGGCCGGGGCCTTGACGTCGTCCTTTTCCAGGTCCCAGTTGGTCCCGGAGTTGCCGGCCGAGGCCACCATCAGGGCGCCGCTGCGTGCCGCGTAGTTCAGCGCCCGCTGCAGCGCCTCCAGTTGCTGCGAGCGGACCCAGCGGTGATGGGCCTCGCTCTGGTTGGGCTCGCGCCTGGGGACGACGAACCCCAGGCTCATGTTGATGATGTCTACCTTCAGGCTGGCCGCGTACAGGATGCCGGCGATCACGGTGCTCTCCTGGCCGGTACCCTTCTTGTCCAGGACCTTGACCGAGATCAGTTCAGCCTGCGGGGCCACCCCCGGAACGCGCACTCCCTTGCCCGCGATCACGCTGGCCACATGGGTGCCGTGAACGTGCGTGTCGGCAAACGGCGCCCGACCGGGTACCACCTCGGGCACCAGCGACCTGCTCAGCACCATGTTCACTTTGCCAGCGAGTTCCTGGTGCAGATAGTCGATGCCGGTGTCCAGCACGGCAATCTGGACCCCCTGGCCGAGGTACCCGCGGCTCCAGGCCTCGGCCACGTCGATCCGATTCAGGTTCCACTGGTTGGGGTGAATCGCCGGAACCCCGACGCCTTCCCCTACGGCGCCCTCAGGTTCCACGGAGACCTCGGAGACCACCCCCGAGCCGATGTCGGCGGAGCTGCCGACCGTCATCTCCCCGTCCGGGACCACGGACTGGATCCCGGGCAGCGCCGAGGCCGCCGTGGGGAAGGACGGGTCGGCGCTGGCCACCAGGGCCACGCCGATCTCCGGGAACATCATCAGGACCCGCCCGCCGACCGACTGGATCAGCGTCTCAAAGTCGGCCGGGAGCCGCCCGCTCCGTCCCAGGACCAGGTAGCGCTGCTCGACCTGAGCCGTCGCGCCCTGGCTGGCCGGTCCGAAGGCAAAGGCCGACATGGCCAACGAGACGATCAGCGCGGCGACCAGAAACTTCAGCGAGACGCGCATCTGCGCGCTCCTCCTGCCAGACAAGAGTGCTCCGCGCACCCCCTCCGGTGCGGGAGCCTGTGCCGGTGATGCGGTCTTCCACGATGCCAGCGAGCAAGAACCGTGCCGCCGGGCAAGGGAGCCCCGAACTTCCATCGAAACAAACGACCGTGCCTGTCGCGGTCGTGGCCATCGGCGGCAACTCGCTGATCCGGGATGAGCGCCATCCCACGCTGGCCGGGGAGATCGAGGCCCTGCGGGAAACTTCCACGCATCTTGCGGCGATGCTCGCCCGGGGGTGGGATATCGTGCTCACCCACGGCAACGGCCCCCAGGTGGGCTTCAACCTGTTGCGCTCCGAGCTGGCCAGCCATGTCGCGCCGCCGCTCACCCTGGATGTCCTGGGCGCGCAGACCCAGGGGTCGATCGGCTATCTCCTCCAGCAGATCCTGGGGAACGAGATGCGGGCGCGGGGGATTCGCAAGCGCATCGTCACCGTCGTCACCCAGGTCGTCGTGGATCGTGATGACCCCGCCTTCCACCGTCCTACCAAACCTATCGGCAGGTTCTACGACCGGGAGGAGGCGGAGCGCCTGGCCGCCACCCGCGGCTGGCGGATGGTGGAAGACGCGGGACGCGGCTGGCGCCGCGTGGTCCCCTCGCCGATGCCGCTGGAAATCGTGGAACGCCTGACGATCAAAGGGCTGGTGTATCAGTCGATCGTGGTGATCGCCGCCGGGGGAGGCGGCATCCCCGTGGTCCGGCGCCCCGACGGCAGCCTGGAAGGGATCGAAGCCGTCATCGACAAAGACCTGGCCTCCTCCCTGCTCGCCCAGTCCATCGGCGCCGACCTGTTGCTGATCTCCACGGCGGTCCCCCAGGTGGCCCTCCACTACGGGACGCCGCAGGAGCGGCCGATCGGCACGATGACGGTGGCGGAAGCGAAGCAGTATCTCAGCCAGGGGCATTTCCCGCCCGGCAGCATGGGCCCCAAGGTCCTGGCCGCCGTGCGCTTCGTCGAGGCCACGGGGGGCGAGGCGCTGATCACCTCCCCGGAGGGGATTGAGGAAGCACTGGCGGGGAAGACGGGCACGCGCATCACCGCCGACGCGGCGGTACGACACGCCACGGGAGGATAGGAGCGATGGAACTGCGACTCGCCGACCGGATGGCCGCCCTCGGGACGGAGACGGCCTTCGAGGTGCTGGCCCGCGCCCGCGAGCTGGAGCGCAAGGGCAAGTCGATCGTGCACCTGGAGATCGGCGAACCCGACTTCGATACGCCGGCGCACATCAAGGAGGCGGCGATCAAGGCGCTGCGGGACGGCTACACGCACTATACGCCGTCGGCGGGCTTGCTGGAAGCCCGCGAGGCGATCGCCGAACACGTGGAGGCGACCCGGAAGGCCCCGGTGCATCCCGACGAGGTGGTGATCACCCCAGGGAGCAAACCCATCATGTTCTTCGCCATCCTCGCCCTGGTGAACCCGGGCGACGAGGTGGTCTACCCCAACCCCGGCTATCCGATCTACGAATCCGTGACGCGGTTTGCCGGCGGGGTACCGAAGCCCCTCGTCCTGCGCGAGGAGCGGGGGTTCCGGGTGGATCCGGACCAGGTGCGGCGGGCGGTCACGCCCCGCACACGCCTGATCGTCATCAACTCCCCCCACAACCCCTGCGGCTCGTCGCTGACCCGGGAGGATTTGCAGGTCATCGCCGAATCAGCGCAGCGGGTCGGTGCCTTCGTCCTGGCCGACGAGATCTACTGGCAGATCAACTACGACGCGCCCCATCACAGCATCCTCAGCGTGCCGGGGATGAAGGAGCGCACCATCCTGCTGGACGGTTTCTCCAAGGCCTACGCCATGACCGGCTGGCGGCTGGGCTACGGGGTGATGCCGCGGGTGCTGGCGGCGCGCGTTGCGCAGTTGATGGTGAACTCCAACTCCTGCGCGGCGGCCTTCACCCAGATGGCGGGTATCGCCGCGCTGCGCGGTCCGCAGGAGCCGGTGGCGGCCATGGTCGCGGAGTTCCGTCGACGCCGGGACGTGATCGTGCAGGGCCTGAACGGCATCGACGGGGTCTCCTGCCTCCTGCCCTCGGGGGCGTTCTACGCCTTCCCCAACACCGGGCGGATCGACGCCGACAGCAGGCGTCTCGCCGACTTCCTGCTGACCGAGGCCGGCGTGGCCTGTTTGTCCGGCACCGCCTTCGGCGAAGCGGGGCAGGGCTATCTCCGCTTCTCCTACGCAACCAGCGTGGAGAACATCACCGAGGGACTCCGCCGGATGCGCGACGCCCTCCGGCGCTACCCCGCCTCGGCGGGATAGCGGCGGTCAGGGCGGGCCCAGCGGTCCGGGCCGGAAGCTCCGGATCGCGTTGTCGCACTCCTTCTGCCCGTCGCGCCAGCGCGGGAGCGGTTTGGCGCAGACCGCGACCTGGGTCCGCGCCGCGCCGGCCGCCGCCACCCCCACCGACGCCCACTCCACGCCGTCGCTGCTGCCGGTCACCTCGAACTTGAACCAGAGTATCTCGTCGCTGGTTCTGGGGTCCTGCTGGAATCCGGAGACGCCGTAGATCGGCAGCAGGGAGAAGACGATGCGGCGGATCGACGACTCGCTGCGTCCGTCGGGAGAGGGGACGGTGAAGACCGAGAGGAACTCGGCCCCGGTGTCGGCCTCCGGGGGCGTGAAGCGCGCCTCGCCGGGCCCGGCGGTCCGGCGCACCCAGCCCGCGGGCAGGCGGAGGGAAAATCCGGCGGCGTCGTCCTGGTACTCCACGAACGCCGGGGTCGGCCGGCTGCACCCCGCGGCCATGCCGACCGCGCACAGGAGAACGGCCATCCACCGGGTCACACCGCTGCCACTTCGCCTCCGGCGGGCCCCGCCCCTTGACGGGATCGGGCAGGGGAGGCCGATACGGCGGCGGGAAGAGTACCGATGATGCTGGCGATGCGTCTCCACCGTCCCGCACCCGCCTCCGCGGCGCCCCTCCGCGCGGAGGACGTTCCGCCGCCGGAGCCGCGGGCCGACGAGGTGCTCCTCCGCCTCGAGGCTTGCGGGGTCTGCCACACCGACCTCCACATTGTAGAGGGCGACCTCCCGCCACACCGCCTGCCGCTCATCCCCGGCCACCAGGCCGTCGGCATCGTGGAGCGGGTCGGTTCGGCCGTGACGTCGCCGGCTCCCGGCACCCGCGTGGGCGTGGCCTGGCTGCACCGGACATGCGGGCGGTGCCGGTACTGTCTGCGCGGCCTGGAGAACCTCTGCCAGAGCGCGGTGTTCACCGGCTACGATGTGGACGGCGGCTATGCCCGATACCTCGTGGCCCCGGCCGACTTCGTCCACCCCATTCCGGAGCGCTTCACGCCGCAGGAGGCGGCGCCGCTGTTGTGCGCCGGGATCATCGGCTATCGCTCGCTGCGGCTGGCCGAGGTGGAACCCGGCGGCCGGGTCGGCCTGTTCGGGTTCGGGGCCTCCGCCCACCTGGCGTTGCAGGTGGCGCGGCACTGGGGCTGCACGGTCTACGTCTTTACGCGCAGCGCCGCCCACCGCCGCCACGCCGAGGAGCTGGGCGCGGCCTGGACCGGAGGACCGCAGGATCGGCCCCCCGAGCCTCTGGATGCGGCGGTGGTCTTCGCCCCCAGCGGCGCCGTGGTCGTCGAGGCGTTGACCCATCTCCGTCCCGGCGGCACCCTGGCCATCAACGCCATCCATCTGGACGGCATTCCGGCCTTTGACTACCGGCGACTCTACGGCGAACGCACGGTGCGCAGCGTCACCAACAGCACGCGTCGGGACGGGCGCGAATTCCTGACCCTGGCCGCCGCGATTCCGATCCGCGTGACCAGCGTCCTCCTGCCGCTCCGGGAGGCCAATGCCGCGCTGGCCCGGATGAAGCGGGGCGAGATCACCGGGGCGGCGGTGCTGGACGTCACTGCCTAGGCACCCTGCAGTTCAGGCAGTGGTTGACGAAGGTCAGCTGGAGTTTGCCGAAGACCCGTCCAAAGCCGGACAGTTCGCTGGAGGCGTCGGCCGTCACGGTCTGCCAGACCGTCTGCCCGCTGACCGTGGTGTAGGCGATACGGGTGCCGACCTCGCCCCAGTCGTAGAAGAGCGTGAGTTCGTACAGCGTCCCGACCTCGTCGA from the Armatimonadota bacterium genome contains:
- the fusA gene encoding elongation factor G; its protein translation is PGYPDFVGEVAAALRVVEGALVVVDAVAGVQVQTEVAWGYADQGKVSRLVIVNRLDRENARFEAVLQSLRQRFGTRVAPIQIPIGVEAGLSGVVDLLQMTAYTFKNGEAARGEIPAELREAAQSAREKLVEAAAETDDALVEKYLERGELTQEELMHGLRAGVRAGTLVPVLCAAALRLLGVSTILDAVATLLPAPTDRPEVPAAKGGQQEITLTPDADGPTAALVFKTVADPYVGKLSYFRVYSGVIRSDSQVLNASKNKPERIGQVYFVRGKQQEPTAQVGAGDIGAVAKLVETGTGDTLSGRDQPIVLPPIAFPRPAISMAIEPKSKGDEDKMGTALARLAEEDPTFRVHRDAELKQTVISGMGESHLEIMADRLRRKFGVDVVLHLPRVPYRETVKGRAKAQGRYVKQTGGRGQYGVCFLEVEPLERGAGFEFVDKIFGGAIPNQFIPSVEKGVRKTLEEGVLAGYPVVDVRVTLYDGKYHEVDSSDIAFQIAGSMAFKDAATEAGLVLLEPIMDLKVRVPEEQMGDVIGDLNAKRGRIMGMEPQGDGTTVVLAQVPQAELLRYASDLRSMTGGRGTFEATFSHYEEVPPHVAEKVVAQARQQKAEAATR
- the dnaG gene encoding DNA primase, which translates into the protein MRGYLSADIKDEIRRRVDLVDLISGHVTLKKAGRYFRGLCPFHQERTPSFYVDREKGLWHCYGCQRGGDAFTFVMETGRLSFAEAAEALARRAGVPLRRSPEAARLASERDRLYRALEAAAAFFQEQLRDPDRGRVARDYLQRRGVDQATAERFRLGYAPDAWGELLRALGNAGYPPALLEKAGLVNLRPSGDGHYDVFRHRVIFPIIDLQDRVIAFGGRALDGGEPKYLNSRETAVFTKGKTLYALNWAREAIRHLDEIVVVEGNMDVLTAHQFGITNAVASLGTALTAEQVAAMKRMASRAIIVYDADAAGQAAMERALALFEEADLPVRAVVLPAGDPDEFLRTQGAEAFRSLLARALPIFEYQMAAVAARVDPTTVEGKVRIVDELVPSLALVTNPVRQAEYVRLVAERFDVREDAVRQRLRRHRKGTGTAAGSGPASGGEPEAIAAAPDRARRQAERLLLHLMVHDARWRTAIAARLGPEEFSDPVHRTLAAVLFSAPEAGGDVLRDELEDESAERLLLGLLFDEPPVAEKDREKAVGDAVAYIVERQPQARRRQALERAIAAAQAAGDTEQVRRLQSEYLELIGVVHASRPGGGDHGQEEGGA
- the rpoD gene encoding RNA polymerase sigma factor RpoD, which produces MAKKKAAPDAAQTTQDGQQQMPAELRALVDLGRKRGYLTHDEILEQFPEAEQNIELIDRVYSVLLEQGIDVVEDAKEAEAKGKGEEEEEAREAAGVAIDDPVRMYLKEIGKVALLSPEMETELAQRMEKGDEEAKRRLIEANLRLVVSIAKKYVGRGMLFLDLIQEGNLGLIRAVEKFDWRKGFKFSTYATWWIRQAITRALADQARTIRIPVHMVETINKLIRISRTLLQDLGREPTPEEIARAMDLPVERVREIMKIAQEPISLETPIGEEEDSHLGDFIEDQDALAPAEAASFTMLKEQLEDVLETLTPRERKVLKLRFGLDDGRPRTLEEVGREFGVTRERIRQIEAKALRKLRHPSRSKRLKDFIE
- the ahcY gene encoding adenosylhomocysteinase is translated as MEHHVKDPSLAARGRQRIAWAETEMPVLRQIRARFARQRPLAGRRIAACLHVTTETAALMRTLVAGGATVRLCASNPLSTQDDVAAALVEEQIPVFAIKGEDRDTYYRHIHQALDLRPHMTMDDGADLVSTIHSDRTDLLAEVVAGTEETTTGVIRLRAMARAGALRYPIVAVNDAKTKHLFDNRYGTGQSTIDGLLRATNVLLAGKTLVVCGYGSCGRGLALRARGMGAQVIVTEVSPLPALEAVMEGYQVMPIAQAARLGDVFITVTGNRAVLRGEHFALMKDGAILANSGHFNVEIDIPALADMAVETRPVREYVREYRLADGRRLYLLAEGRLLNLAAAEGHPAAVMDMSFANQALAMEYLARAGGELRPDVYAVPAEIDQTVAQLKLEAMGVRIDDLTPEQREYLQSWREGT
- a CDS encoding ComF family protein, translating into MFLLRAAVRLLFPPRCQLCGAPGEFPLCGGCLHTFPQIRPPFCPRCGHPLVARGAAPLRCRGCPGEGAAYTRARAWGAYDGPLREAIHTLKFGRRRALAGPLGALLAGLAASDPGLQRVQAIVPVPLHPQRQRERGFNQAHLLAAEVGRALGVPVEARVLERGRPTPAQAELSAASRRANVRGAFILRGAVRWARVLVVDDVMSTGSTVGECAQVLRQGGAGEVAVLTLARTVRTGPAEAAGSALRWPGGAAWRPGGPGAPPGPGEWR